Proteins from a genomic interval of bacterium:
- a CDS encoding RluA family pseudouridine synthase: MPPTGPRGTHRLTVPADRAGERLDRYLPEAIPGISRARGQRLIEEGNVLLAGEIARPSTRLKGGEPVIVVVPPPVPLDMVPEDLPLRVLHEDAHLLVVEKPAGMVVHPAPGHPSGTLVNALLGRSDTLSGIGGVSRPGIVHRLDRDTSGVLVVAKTDAAHGTLSARFAAHAMERMYHGIVFGGPPAAKGIVSTRIGRHPVHRKKMAVLPAGGREAVTHYRRLETFGAFSLLEFRLETGRTHQVRVHCAHLGCPIVGDDVYGKSRKIPLGKGASARTVTVSRFLLHAFHLAFPHPVTGVPLSFTIPDPPEFAAFREAVEAAR; the protein is encoded by the coding sequence GTGCCGCCGACCGGGCCTCGCGGGACGCACCGGCTGACGGTTCCGGCCGATCGGGCGGGGGAGCGCCTCGACCGGTACCTTCCGGAGGCGATCCCGGGGATCTCCCGGGCGCGCGGGCAGCGGTTGATCGAGGAGGGGAACGTCCTGCTGGCGGGAGAGATCGCCCGCCCGTCGACCCGCCTGAAGGGCGGGGAACCGGTGATCGTCGTCGTCCCTCCGCCCGTCCCCCTCGACATGGTGCCCGAGGATCTTCCCCTCCGCGTCCTGCATGAAGACGCCCACCTGCTGGTCGTCGAAAAACCCGCCGGCATGGTGGTTCACCCCGCGCCGGGGCACCCGAGCGGAACCCTCGTAAACGCGCTCCTCGGGCGATCCGACACCCTGTCCGGGATCGGGGGCGTATCCCGCCCGGGGATCGTCCACCGCCTCGATCGCGACACCTCCGGGGTCCTCGTGGTCGCGAAGACCGACGCCGCCCACGGGACGCTGTCCGCCCGGTTCGCCGCACACGCGATGGAGCGGATGTACCATGGGATCGTCTTCGGCGGTCCGCCCGCGGCCAAGGGGATCGTGTCGACGCGGATCGGGAGGCATCCGGTCCACCGGAAAAAGATGGCGGTGCTGCCGGCGGGAGGGCGGGAGGCCGTCACGCACTACCGGCGACTCGAGACGTTCGGCGCCTTCTCCCTCCTGGAGTTCCGGCTGGAGACGGGACGCACCCACCAGGTGCGGGTGCACTGCGCCCACCTCGGATGCCCGATCGTCGGAGACGACGTGTACGGAAAGTCGCGGAAGATCCCCCTCGGGAAGGGGGCGTCCGCGCGGACGGTGACCGTCTCCCGCTTCCTGCTGCACGCGTTCCACCTGGCGTTCCCGCACCCGGTCACCGGGGTACCCCTCTCCTTCACCATCCCCGACCCGCCGGAGTTCGCCGCCTTCCGCGAGGCGGTGGAAGCGGCCCGATGA
- the metK gene encoding methionine adenosyltransferase, whose product QGVDRGDEEKQGAGDQGMMFGFACDETKELMPMPIFFAHKICARLTEAREKKVLPWLRPDGKSQVTVRYVDGVPREVTAVVCSTQHSEEVGRKALTEGVLEEVVRKSVPRDLLSKKVKFYINPTGRFVVGGPHGDTGLTGRKIIVDTYGGYSRHGGGAFSGKDPSKVDRSAAYMARYVAKNVVAAGLALRCEIQLAYAIGVAEPVSILVETFGTAKVPEERIGRAVMDTFDMRPARIIRELNLLRPIYRKTAALGHFGRELPEFTWEKIDKVRALRKAAGHGA is encoded by the coding sequence CGCAGGGGGTCGACCGGGGCGACGAGGAGAAGCAGGGCGCCGGGGACCAGGGGATGATGTTCGGGTTCGCCTGCGACGAGACGAAGGAGCTGATGCCGATGCCGATCTTCTTCGCCCACAAGATCTGCGCGCGGCTCACGGAGGCGCGGGAGAAGAAGGTGCTCCCGTGGCTGCGGCCCGACGGGAAGAGCCAGGTGACGGTGCGTTACGTGGACGGCGTCCCGCGCGAGGTGACCGCCGTGGTCTGCTCCACCCAGCACTCCGAGGAGGTGGGCCGCAAGGCCCTCACCGAGGGAGTCCTGGAGGAGGTCGTGCGGAAGTCGGTGCCGAGGGACCTGTTGTCGAAGAAGGTGAAGTTCTACATCAACCCGACCGGGAGGTTCGTCGTCGGGGGCCCCCACGGCGACACGGGGCTCACCGGACGAAAGATCATCGTCGACACCTACGGCGGGTACAGCAGGCACGGCGGGGGCGCGTTCTCCGGGAAGGACCCTTCCAAGGTCGACCGCAGCGCGGCGTACATGGCCCGGTACGTGGCCAAGAACGTCGTCGCCGCGGGTCTTGCGCTCAGGTGCGAGATACAACTTGCCTACGCCATCGGCGTCGCCGAGCCCGTGTCGATCCTGGTGGAGACCTTCGGCACGGCGAAGGTCCCGGAGGAGAGGATCGGCCGCGCGGTGATGGACACCTTCGACATGCGGCCCGCACGGATCATCCGCGAGCTGAACCTGCTGCGCCCCATCTACCGGAAGACGGCGGCCCTCGGCCACTTCGGGCGCGAGCTCCCCGAGTTCACCTGGGAGAAGATCGACAAGGTCCGCGCGCTGCGCAAGGCGGCCGGCCACGGCGCGTAG
- a CDS encoding LptF/LptG family permease produces MRITRKYLLGEMTGPFLVGVGSFTVIVLLQRFSRLADLVIAKGVPASLVGRLLLALLPPFFEITLPASLLLAVLLGLGRLAADSETTALSTAGVGMRGVALPVLAASVVTSAAVLLTGWQGVPWGYNETKQTLAVIISERAGAGASEHVFREITPEVLVYPDRVSTDGQRMSGVFLSFRPAGDDPLLVFAREGRFVPAAGGGVVGLELSDGTIHGEPTGKPLYRVASFGRMTFRIPLDAPSGVEGDDPRGMTLPELSRKVDATGGNGENATYRYHFHRRLSLATSCLSFGLLAIPLGFSLRSRGKSSAVGITVALILVYYLFIAAAGAVERRSGPGMIAFLWAPNALGLSLSAWILWRSERSVTLLPRIFGRDRLRK; encoded by the coding sequence ATGAGAATCACACGGAAATATCTGCTCGGCGAAATGACCGGCCCGTTCCTGGTCGGGGTGGGAAGTTTTACCGTCATCGTCCTGCTCCAGCGATTCTCGCGGCTCGCGGACCTGGTGATCGCGAAGGGGGTGCCTGCTTCCCTCGTCGGACGTCTCCTGCTCGCCCTTCTCCCCCCGTTCTTCGAGATCACCCTTCCCGCCTCCCTGCTCCTCGCGGTCCTGCTCGGGCTGGGGCGGCTCGCCGCGGACTCGGAGACGACGGCGCTCTCGACCGCGGGCGTGGGGATGCGCGGGGTCGCCCTCCCCGTGCTGGCCGCCAGCGTCGTCACCAGCGCCGCGGTCCTTCTCACCGGGTGGCAGGGGGTCCCCTGGGGATACAACGAGACGAAACAGACCCTCGCCGTGATCATCTCCGAGCGCGCCGGCGCCGGCGCTTCCGAGCATGTCTTCCGCGAGATCACCCCCGAGGTGCTGGTGTACCCCGACCGGGTCTCCACGGACGGCCAGCGGATGTCCGGCGTCTTCCTCTCCTTCCGTCCGGCGGGAGACGATCCGCTCCTCGTTTTCGCGCGCGAGGGGCGCTTCGTGCCCGCCGCCGGCGGCGGGGTGGTGGGCCTGGAGTTGTCCGACGGGACCATCCACGGCGAGCCGACGGGAAAACCGTTGTACCGCGTCGCCTCCTTCGGCCGGATGACGTTCCGGATCCCCCTCGATGCCCCCTCCGGCGTCGAAGGGGACGACCCGAGAGGGATGACTCTCCCGGAGCTGTCGCGGAAGGTCGACGCCACCGGGGGCAACGGGGAGAACGCCACCTATCGCTACCATTTCCACCGCCGGCTCTCGCTCGCCACGTCCTGTCTCTCCTTCGGCCTGCTCGCGATTCCCCTCGGGTTCTCCCTGCGATCCCGGGGAAAGTCGTCCGCCGTCGGGATCACCGTCGCCCTGATCCTCGTCTACTACCTGTTCATCGCCGCGGCGGGAGCGGTGGAGAGACGCTCCGGTCCGGGGATGATCGCCTTCCTCTGGGCGCCCAACGCTCTCGGGCTCTCCCTCTCCGCGTGGATCCTCTGGCGGTCGGAACGCAGCGTGACCCTCCTTCCACGCATCTTCGGCAGGGACCGGCTCCGCAAATGA
- the lptG gene encoding LPS export ABC transporter permease LptG, whose translation MTVLSRYMFREFLRAAAACILGFLLLFLLIDFVDHAERLLRHNAGMREIGWYYLTRVPGIFVLISPVGTMLAVLVAVSLRVRTNELTAIFSGGVSLLRTCVPILVGCALVSALSLFCSELLAPVANRQAREIERLRMRPGKVAAQFSANRYWMRGERGILSAQVVNGPSRTLRGFQYFEVDPDFRPLRRIESRTARLLPDGTWELAEGRERGFGETPSVKAFSLRTYRFPETMDGFIEGETPPEEMTYAQLSGYVGELRRKGYEARGYETDLHAKIAYPLLNVIISMLAIPFALRSPRSGGVWRSIGLGLLMGFACWVVLSASLSLGRKGILPPLLAAWLPGVLFAGSGAAMFRGVVR comes from the coding sequence ATGACCGTCCTCTCGCGCTACATGTTCCGGGAGTTCCTCCGCGCGGCGGCCGCCTGCATCCTCGGCTTCCTCCTCCTGTTCCTGCTGATCGACTTCGTCGACCACGCCGAGAGATTGCTGCGCCACAACGCCGGCATGCGGGAAATCGGATGGTACTACCTCACCCGGGTGCCGGGCATCTTCGTGCTGATCTCCCCGGTCGGGACGATGCTGGCGGTGCTGGTTGCCGTCTCCCTGCGCGTGCGAACGAACGAGCTGACGGCGATCTTCTCCGGAGGGGTGAGTCTTCTTCGCACCTGCGTGCCGATCCTGGTCGGATGCGCCCTGGTGTCGGCCCTTTCGCTGTTCTGCTCCGAATTGCTGGCCCCGGTCGCGAACCGGCAAGCCCGGGAGATCGAGCGCCTCCGCATGCGCCCGGGAAAGGTGGCGGCGCAGTTCTCCGCAAACCGGTACTGGATGCGGGGGGAGCGGGGGATCCTTTCCGCGCAGGTGGTGAACGGCCCGTCCCGTACCCTGCGGGGGTTCCAGTACTTCGAGGTGGACCCGGATTTCCGCCCGTTGCGCAGGATCGAGTCCCGGACGGCCCGTCTCCTTCCCGACGGCACATGGGAGCTTGCGGAAGGAAGGGAGCGGGGATTCGGGGAAACGCCGTCGGTGAAGGCGTTCTCCCTCCGGACGTACCGGTTCCCGGAAACGATGGACGGGTTCATCGAGGGGGAAACTCCCCCCGAGGAGATGACCTACGCGCAACTCTCCGGGTACGTCGGGGAATTGCGGCGGAAGGGGTACGAGGCGCGGGGGTACGAAACCGACCTGCACGCGAAGATCGCCTACCCCCTGCTGAACGTCATCATCAGCATGCTGGCGATCCCCTTCGCCCTCCGCTCGCCCCGATCGGGCGGCGTCTGGCGCAGCATCGGCCTCGGGCTCCTGATGGGGTTCGCCTGCTGGGTCGTCCTGTCCGCGTCGCTCTCGCTGGGCAGGAAGGGGATCCTGCCGCCCCTGCTCGCCGCGTGGCTCCCCGGGGTCCTCTTCGCCGGCTCCGGCGCCGCGATGTTCCGCGGCGTGGTCCGGTAA
- the ahcY gene encoding adenosylhomocysteinase, producing the protein MASTKGHDIKDIKLAAAGKNRVEWAKKDMPVLRSIGVRFTKEKPLKGVRIAACLHVTTETAALMQVLAAGGAKVALCASNPLSTQDEAAASLVKNDGIDVYAIKGENRKTYYRHILAALAVGPHMTMDDGADLVSMVHSEKKEYLKEIIGGTEETTTGVIRLSAMGEKGILRYPIIAVNEAKTKHFFDNRYGTGQSTLDGILRATNRLLAGSCFVVAGYGWCGRGLAMRARGMGARVIVTEIDPLPALEALMDGFEVLPMAEAAKVGDFFCTVTGNLHVVRREHFARMKDGAIVCNSGHFNVEIDIPALAKMSKSVRTVRPFVEEYVLRDGRAIHVLGEGRLINLAAAEGHPANVMDMSFANQALSAEYMARNHAALSNIVHMVPEAIDREIARLKLASSGARIDRLTPEQRNYLASWEMGT; encoded by the coding sequence ATGGCTTCCACGAAAGGGCACGACATCAAGGATATCAAGCTCGCCGCCGCGGGGAAGAACCGCGTCGAATGGGCAAAGAAGGACATGCCGGTTCTTCGATCCATCGGGGTGCGGTTCACGAAGGAGAAGCCGCTCAAGGGAGTCCGGATCGCCGCCTGCCTCCACGTGACCACCGAGACCGCGGCGCTCATGCAGGTGCTGGCGGCGGGCGGGGCGAAGGTCGCCCTGTGCGCCTCCAACCCCCTTTCGACGCAGGACGAGGCGGCCGCCTCCCTCGTGAAGAACGACGGCATCGACGTCTACGCGATCAAGGGAGAGAACCGGAAGACGTACTACCGGCACATCCTCGCGGCCCTCGCCGTGGGGCCGCACATGACCATGGACGACGGGGCGGACCTTGTCTCGATGGTCCACTCGGAGAAGAAGGAGTACCTGAAGGAGATCATCGGCGGCACCGAGGAAACGACCACGGGCGTCATCCGGTTGAGCGCGATGGGAGAGAAGGGGATCCTGCGGTACCCCATCATCGCGGTGAACGAGGCGAAGACGAAGCACTTCTTCGATAACCGGTACGGAACGGGGCAGTCGACGCTCGACGGCATCCTCAGGGCGACGAACCGGCTGCTGGCGGGGAGTTGTTTCGTCGTGGCCGGCTACGGCTGGTGCGGACGGGGACTGGCGATGCGGGCCCGGGGAATGGGAGCCCGCGTGATCGTCACCGAGATCGATCCCCTTCCGGCGCTCGAGGCGCTGATGGACGGCTTCGAGGTGCTGCCGATGGCCGAGGCGGCGAAGGTCGGGGACTTCTTCTGCACCGTCACCGGGAACCTGCACGTGGTCCGCAGGGAGCATTTCGCGCGGATGAAGGACGGGGCGATCGTGTGCAACTCCGGCCACTTCAACGTCGAGATCGACATCCCCGCGCTGGCGAAGATGTCGAAGTCGGTGCGCACGGTCCGGCCGTTCGTCGAGGAGTACGTCCTGAGGGACGGCCGCGCGATCCATGTACTGGGAGAGGGTCGGCTGATCAACCTGGCCGCCGCGGAAGGGCACCCGGCGAACGTGATGGACATGAGCTTCGCCAACCAGGCGCTTTCGGCGGAGTACATGGCCCGGAACCACGCGGCGCTGTCGAACATCGTCCACATGGTCCCCGAGGCGATCGACCGGGAGATCGCGCGGCTGAAGCTCGCCTCCTCCGGGGCCCGGATCGACCGCCTCACGCCGGAGCAGCGCAACTACCTTGCCTCCTGGGAGATGGGTACCTAA
- a CDS encoding trypsin-like peptidase domain-containing protein, which translates to MTNRGSVLSVFLLLPILAACSGGGPGSAPAPSSVASVQQALVAAVERAVPAVVNIRTVTRFAGGTQGPGRRPDGQPPEYLVDLLEENGGFRENSLGSGVIIGEDGLIVTNEHVIRDADEIVVRLSDRSEYRAKVVGADVRTDVAVLRIQPPGKLPVATLGDSSRLRVGEFAIAVGNPFGLESTVTLGVVSATGRSAEPDLEGGDDFIQTDASINPGNSGGPLLNARGEVVGINTAMVTAAQGIGFAIPINTVRTVEQVLVAHGTVRRGWLGLGIQTLPPELADAFGAKGEKGILVNRVVPGSPAERGGVRMGDILVAFGKVRVSGVKEFQRVVAGTAPGSPVTLEVLREGKRVAATMAVEEAEKQSSVRRPPRREPVDPLGMAVRAVPKHLLREMELRGGVEVTFVETASPAWDGGVREGDVLLSINRETVRGLDEYRKAVSRLPRGRPAFALVYREGTQLYVALKSR; encoded by the coding sequence GTGACGAACCGCGGATCGGTTCTCTCCGTTTTTCTCCTCCTCCCGATCCTCGCCGCGTGCTCCGGCGGAGGGCCGGGGAGCGCGCCGGCGCCGTCCAGCGTCGCCTCGGTCCAGCAGGCGCTCGTCGCCGCCGTGGAGCGCGCCGTCCCCGCGGTGGTCAACATCCGCACGGTCACCCGCTTCGCGGGCGGAACGCAGGGGCCGGGGCGGCGGCCGGACGGCCAGCCCCCGGAGTATCTCGTCGACCTGCTCGAGGAGAACGGCGGGTTCCGGGAGAACTCCCTCGGGTCGGGGGTCATCATCGGGGAGGACGGGCTGATCGTCACCAACGAGCACGTCATCCGCGACGCGGACGAGATCGTGGTCCGGCTGTCGGACCGGAGCGAGTACCGGGCGAAGGTGGTCGGCGCGGACGTCCGGACGGACGTGGCCGTGCTGCGGATCCAGCCGCCCGGGAAGCTCCCGGTGGCGACGCTGGGAGATTCCTCCCGCCTGCGGGTCGGGGAGTTCGCCATCGCGGTGGGGAACCCGTTCGGCCTCGAAAGCACCGTGACCCTCGGCGTGGTGAGCGCGACCGGGCGCAGCGCGGAACCGGACCTCGAGGGCGGGGACGATTTCATCCAGACCGACGCGTCGATCAACCCGGGGAACTCGGGGGGGCCGCTGCTCAACGCGCGGGGGGAAGTGGTCGGGATCAACACGGCGATGGTGACCGCCGCCCAGGGGATCGGCTTCGCCATCCCGATCAACACGGTCCGGACGGTGGAGCAGGTCCTGGTCGCGCACGGGACGGTCCGGCGGGGGTGGCTCGGCCTGGGGATCCAGACCCTCCCGCCGGAGCTGGCCGACGCGTTCGGGGCGAAGGGCGAAAAGGGGATCCTGGTGAATCGCGTCGTTCCGGGCAGCCCCGCCGAGCGGGGGGGCGTGCGGATGGGAGACATCCTGGTCGCCTTCGGAAAGGTCCGCGTATCCGGGGTCAAGGAGTTCCAGAGGGTGGTCGCCGGGACGGCGCCCGGTTCGCCGGTGACGCTCGAGGTGCTCCGCGAGGGGAAACGGGTGGCGGCGACGATGGCCGTCGAGGAGGCGGAGAAGCAGTCTTCGGTCCGACGCCCTCCCCGCCGCGAGCCGGTCGATCCGCTCGGGATGGCCGTGCGGGCCGTGCCGAAGCACCTGCTGCGGGAGATGGAGCTTCGCGGCGGCGTCGAGGTGACGTTCGTCGAGACCGCCAGCCCGGCGTGGGACGGCGGCGTCCGGGAAGGGGACGTCCTCCTCTCCATCAACCGGGAAACGGTTCGCGGCCTCGATGAGTATCGGAAGGCCGTCTCCCGGCTTCCCCGGGGGCGGCCGGCGTTCGCCCTCGTGTACCGGGAGGGCACCCAGCTTTACGTGGCGCTGAAAAGCAGGTAA
- a CDS encoding bifunctional riboflavin kinase/FAD synthetase encodes MDVIEGSGNFPLSGGTSLTIGNFDGVHLGHRELLRRTVAHARDLRLQAVALTFTPHPVRFFTPRARFYEITSMGEKASRMEELGIDVLVVESFTGAIGGMDPEEFARTVVHERLRARFVTVGYDFTFGRKRAGSPEMLLRIGSELGFEVDIVPPLLRGGAIVSSSRIRELLLSGRVREAEELLCRPYAVSGRVIPGAARGRKLGFPTANVEFVQELVPLPGVYVIDAVVGGVVRRGVANVGFNPTFGENSLAVEAHLLDFVGDLYGQEMSVRFRDRIRDERKFKSVEELVRQIEKDVRYARSARIAIHPRTGDAGSGGRQEGGA; translated from the coding sequence ATGGACGTCATCGAGGGGTCCGGGAACTTCCCCCTTTCCGGAGGGACTTCCCTGACGATCGGAAATTTCGACGGGGTGCACCTTGGCCATCGGGAGCTTCTGCGGCGGACCGTGGCGCACGCCCGGGATCTCCGCCTGCAGGCCGTCGCGCTTACCTTCACGCCGCATCCGGTCCGTTTCTTCACCCCCAGGGCGCGCTTCTACGAGATCACCTCGATGGGGGAAAAAGCGTCCCGGATGGAGGAGCTCGGGATCGATGTCCTGGTCGTCGAATCGTTCACCGGTGCGATCGGCGGGATGGATCCGGAGGAGTTCGCCCGGACGGTCGTCCATGAGCGGCTCCGCGCCCGGTTCGTCACGGTGGGATACGATTTCACCTTCGGAAGGAAACGCGCGGGTTCTCCCGAAATGCTCCTGCGGATCGGGAGCGAGCTCGGGTTCGAGGTGGATATCGTCCCGCCGCTCCTGCGCGGGGGGGCGATCGTCAGCTCCAGCCGCATCCGGGAGCTTCTGCTCTCGGGACGGGTGCGGGAGGCCGAGGAGCTCCTGTGCAGGCCGTACGCGGTGTCCGGACGGGTGATTCCCGGCGCCGCCCGGGGGCGCAAGCTCGGGTTTCCGACGGCGAACGTCGAGTTCGTGCAGGAACTCGTCCCGCTGCCGGGGGTGTACGTGATCGACGCCGTCGTGGGGGGAGTCGTGCGGAGAGGGGTGGCCAACGTCGGGTTCAATCCCACCTTCGGGGAGAACTCCCTCGCGGTGGAGGCGCATCTCCTCGACTTCGTCGGCGATCTCTACGGACAGGAGATGTCGGTGCGCTTCCGGGACCGCATCCGTGACGAGCGGAAGTTCAAGAGCGTGGAGGAACTCGTACGCCAGATCGAGAAGGATGTCCGGTATGCGCGGTCGGCGCGGATCGCGATCCATCCGCGAACGGGCGACGCGGGTTCCGGCGGACGGCAGGAGGGCGGCGCGTGA
- a CDS encoding polyphenol oxidase family protein: protein MKPLPHFVQSPLLRSVPGVYHAFLGVDPVEGRGRRERLREVFSLAPETVGTLKQVHSATVRSFEPGDGDVPGGWKREGDALWTESPGTGVGVHTADCVPILLAHRKIPVAAAVHAGWRGLAAGIVGETVRVLEGRFGNAAVDGIVAVAGPCARGCCYEVGEETAEALHGLPGKAENLRKGKAPGKWTADLQGVALAALQAAGIPAGQTEAAGPCTICSPLFHSFRREKSTTARQFSFLYIRD from the coding sequence ATGAAACCCCTTCCGCACTTCGTGCAGTCCCCCCTGCTGCGTTCCGTGCCGGGGGTCTACCACGCCTTCCTCGGCGTGGATCCGGTGGAGGGACGAGGGCGCCGGGAACGATTGAGGGAGGTCTTTTCCCTCGCCCCGGAGACGGTCGGGACGCTGAAGCAGGTCCATTCGGCGACCGTCCGTTCCTTCGAACCCGGAGACGGGGATGTCCCCGGCGGGTGGAAGCGGGAGGGAGACGCCCTCTGGACGGAGAGTCCCGGGACCGGGGTGGGGGTCCACACGGCGGATTGCGTCCCGATCCTTCTCGCCCACCGGAAGATCCCCGTCGCCGCCGCCGTCCACGCGGGGTGGCGGGGGCTTGCCGCCGGGATCGTCGGGGAAACCGTCCGCGTCCTCGAGGGACGGTTCGGGAACGCCGCCGTGGACGGGATCGTTGCCGTCGCCGGCCCCTGTGCGCGGGGATGCTGCTACGAGGTCGGGGAGGAAACGGCGGAGGCGCTCCACGGCCTGCCGGGGAAGGCGGAGAACCTGAGGAAGGGGAAGGCGCCGGGGAAGTGGACCGCCGACCTCCAGGGGGTCGCCCTCGCGGCGCTCCAGGCCGCAGGGATACCCGCCGGGCAAACGGAGGCGGCGGGGCCCTGCACGATCTGCTCCCCCCTCTTCCACTCCTTCCGCCGGGAAAAATCGACGACGGCGCGGCAATTCAGTTTTCTCTACATCAGGGATTGA